A region from the Populus trichocarpa isolate Nisqually-1 chromosome 18, P.trichocarpa_v4.1, whole genome shotgun sequence genome encodes:
- the LOC112325722 gene encoding uncharacterized protein LOC112325722 — protein MASKKTTSGNRLDVGWQYGIDVDKNSRRVQCKYCQKIISGGIYRFKHHLACTRKDVEPCQQVPEDIKKMMLNVLVKNQEATEKKRKAFQYIGKDEDNDEGNEITSVDKGKRVTSGSGSTQTTINQLLKRDLREEACRQITRFFYTSAIPFNCVKNPEFVKALELVAKHGPGFKPPSYHDIREKYLKQEVDHTINLLEEYKLEWKKTGCSIMSDGWTDKKRRSICNFLVNSPKGTIFLSSVDTSNISKTADKVFEMLDAIVERIGEENVVQVVTDNAANYKAAGQLLMGKRKRLFWTPCAAHCIDLILEDFEKKVEVHQVTIANGRRITSYIYSRTILISMLRHFTKGKDLIRPAATRFATAYLTLGCLSDCKIQLMTMFTSIQWRSCRFSKTEEGKRIQSCVLDSKFWHDVTICIKAAYPLIKVLRLVDSDEKPAMGFIYEAMDQAKEKIQVNFGCVKKSYMPIWNIIDARWELQLHRPLHAAAYYLNPHYHYNSNFKVNANIKIGLYQCLERMVPDASERCKIDLQLDSFKDASGLFGIEAAKITRDKKTPAKWWDSYGDECPELQKFAIRVLSLTCSSSGCERNWSAFEMVHTKRRNRLHQKKMNDLVFVMCNLKLNDNQVKKQANDFGEVFYHLSSDDDWITEREKHDGSSSFDLLGVIDSATRRKNGKEDESDDEENLNDVGMECHGTEDDLEIQNDVNSDNSRSLELNIVDNIGVGPGTSSSTNVPNIGAGTSSSTNVPLDGNDFDNCFRNNEGDKGNDGVFSLHDTPTDCLF, from the exons ATGGCATCTAAAAAAACTACCAGTGGCAATAGACTTGACGTGGGATGGCAATATGGTATAGATGTTGATAAGAATTCAAGAAGAGTGCAGTGCAAGTATTGTCAGAAAATTATCAGTGGAGGTATTTACCGTTTCAAGCATCATTTGGCTTGCACTCGAAAGGATGTTGAGCCATGCCAGCAAGTACCAGAAGATATAAAGAAGATGATGTTGaatgttttggtgaaaaatcaagaagcaactgagaagaaaagaaaggcttttcaatatattggaaaagatgaagataatgatGAAGGGAATGAAATTACCTCAGTGGACAAAGGAAAGAGAGTAACAAGTGGGAGTGGAAGTACACAAACCACCATCAATCAGCTGCTAAAAAGGGATCTTAGAGAAGAAGCATGTCGACAAATTACAAGATTTTTCTACACCAGTGCAATTCCATTTAACTGTGTGAAAAACCCTGAATTTGTTAAGGCACTTGAATTGGTTGCAAAGCATGGGCCAGGTTTTAAGCCTCCATCCTACCATGATATTAGAGAGAAATATTTAAAGCAAGAAGTAGATCACACGATAAACTTGCTTGAGGAGTACAAGttagaatggaaaaaaacagGTTGCTCAATAATGTCTGATGGATGGACTGATAAGAAAAGGCGTTCTATTTGCAACTTTTTGGTTAATAGTCCTAAAGggacaatttttttatcatcggTAGATACCTCTAATATATCCAAGACTGCTGATAAGGTATTTGAGATGTTGGATGCTATTGTGGAGAGGATTGGAGAGGAAAATGTGGTGCAAGTAGTCACTGACAATGCTGCAAATTATAAGGCAGCAGGGCAATTGTtaatgggaaaaagaaaaagattgttTTGGACACCATGTGCTGCCCATTGTATTGACTTGATATTGGAAGATTTTGAGAAGAAAGTAGAGGTCCATCAAGTAACTATTGCTAATGGGAGGAGAATCACCTCATACATATATTCAAGAACTATTCTCATTTCCATGCTCAGACACTTTACAAAAGGGAAGGATTTGATTAGGCCTGCTGCCACTAGATTTGCTACTGCATACTTAACTCTTGGATGTTTGAGTGATTGTAAGATACAGTTGATGACAATGTTTACTTCCATCCAATGGAGGTCATGTAGGTtttcaaaaacagaagaagGGAAGCGAATTCAAAGTTGTGTTTTGGACAGCAAGTTTTGGCATGATGTTACTATATGTATTAAGGCAGCATATCCTTTGATAAAAGTTCTTCGATTGGTTGATTCAGATGAGAAACCAGCTATGGGTTTTATATATGAAGCAATGGATCAAGCCAAAGAGAAGATACAGGTGAATTTTGGTTGTGTGAAAAAAAG ttatATGCCTATATGGAATATCATTGATGCAAGATGGGAACTTCAACTTCACAGACCTTTACATGCAGCAGCATATTATTTGAATcctcattatcattataattctaattttaaagttaatgccaacattaaaattggattatatcaaTGCTTAGAAAGGATGGTGCCCGATGCAAGTGAAAGGTGTAAAATTGACTTGCAACTTGATTCATTCAAGGATGCAAGTGGGTTGTTCGGTATTGAGGCTGCCAAGATAACAAGGGATAAAAAGACTCCAGCTAAATGGTGGGATTCTTATGGGGATGAATGTCCAGAGCTACAAAAATTTGCAATTCGAGTTCTAAGTTTGACTTGTAGTTCATCTGGATGCGAGCGAAACTGGAGTGCATTTGAGAtg GTTCATACAAAACGAAGAAATCGTTTGcaccagaaaaaaatgaatgacttggtatttgtaatgtgcaatctgaaattaaatgataaccAAGTCAAAAAGCAAGCTAATGATTTTGGTGAAGTTTTTTATCATCTCTCAtctgatgatgattggataacCGAGAGAGAGAAACATGATGGTTCATCCAGCTTTGATTTGCTTGGTGTCATTGATAGTGCAACACGAAGGAAAAACGGtaaagaagatgaaagtgatgatgaagaaaatctTAATGATGTTGGGATGGAGTGTCATGGAACTGAAGATGATTTAGAGATTCAAAATGATGTCAATTCAGATAATTCAAGGAGCTTGGAGTTAAATATTGTTGACAATATTGGTGTTGGTCCTGGTACTAGTAGTAGCACTAATGTTCCTAATATCGGTGCTGGTACTAGTAGTAGCACTAATGTTCCTTTAGATGGTAATGATTTTGATAACTGTTTTAGGAATAATGAGGGAGACAAAGGTAATGACGGTGtgtttagtttacatgacacacctACAGACTGTTTGTTTTAG